TTCGCACTGAAATGGCGGGACTCTGGAGAGTTTTTGAATAATAGCAACCAGCTTCAGGCAAAGTATTTTTGTCTGCTTGTTGTGCCCGCTTAAATTATTTTAGACAGGAGATTAAATTATGACCCGAGGACAGTACAGAGAACCCGGTGAAGTGATTGGTGTTTTTAACAATCACCGAGGCGCAGTGCAGCTCAAGGAAGCTATTCAAGCTGCCGGAGTGGCCCCTCAAAAAGTTGAAATTGATGATCAAATCAGCCCCTTAAACCAGATTTACGCACTAGGGACCACGACTGGCGGCCAAGCTGGCCTGCTGATCGGCGCTGCCTATGGCGGCATTGTCGGTATTCTCTTTGTCTTCCTGGTTCTGCTTCCCTTCTCAGGAGCAACTGACTACTCCGACATCAGCCCGATTTCTATCTACCTTTTCACTCTGGTAGGAGCTGTGGTGGGCTGGGCTAGCGGTAAAGGCCTCAGAGCCAACGCGCCCCGTGAGGAGCAGATCAAGGGTAATCCGAATGTGCCTCGCAACTTCCGAGTAGTCGTCAAGGGCAACGAAGATGAGGTTCAGCAGGCTCATCAAGTCATGCTGCGTCAGAGTACGGCTCAAGGCTAAGCATCCAATTGGGAAAAGGGCCTCTTAAAGGGTATCTGACCCCTTGATCTCAAATAGAGATTGCATATAGCAAATGTGAAAAGTAGGGATGTTGCTTAGGCAACGTCCCTACTTTTTGAGACGAATTATGGAAAACCGGCCTCCACAGTCTCCCCGCATTTCCACTCAACGTGCCTTTATAGGATTAACAGCCATCTTTTGATTCGGAGTTGCGTTTGAGCTGTTAGCATACCCTTCAATTAGAGACCCTAGTGCTGTCGTTCGTGTTCTGATTTCTCTCAGTGGAATACTGTCTGTAATCAGTTTGGGCTAGGAGAGATAAGGGTTAAATGAGAAAATAGTGCCTCAAAAGTTTTCAGCAAAAAGAAGCTTCTGGCAAATTGCCAGGCGATGGTAGCGGCTGAGGCAGCACCTCAGCCTGTCGAGAAACCTTGAAAATTGGTCTAATCAACCACTCGAATACAGCCGCTGTGTAGCCGTTCGTAGAGAAAATTGAGCGAATTGGTTTGCTGTTCATTTAGACCCGCTTGGCTGCCTAACCGCATCAAAAGATGCTGGTCTTGCCGAGTGATTTTGCGAGTCATACAGATTTGAGAAATAAGCTGTTCGAGATGTTTTTGAGGGATAACAACAGGGGCAGACATTTTGCTTGTACGAGGGAGAGGGCTGATAGATTCAGTATCCGAGATCTCCCGTAGACTCCAGGTGATTTATGGATTTGGCTTCCTGTGATAAATGCGGATTGAGCGTGTGACTTCCTCAAAAATAGTAGGTGATGAGCGGTCCTACAATAAGTGATGTGAGTCACAAATTCTTGGTTTTTGTTAGCTGGAGGCGCTGGTGTAGAACCTCAGAGCAAAACTCCAAAACCAGCGGGAGAACTGAAACAGGGCACCAGCGAGCAAGGCTGCTCCTAGTAGCCACGGACCGCTGCTGCGATCGAGCATGGTCTGAGCCGGTACAGTCGTGAGAAAGGCCACTGGAATAATGAACGTGAAGAAAATTCGGTAGATTGCCGGATAGGCCACAATCGGATATCGGCCAGCCTCTAGCAGACCCCGCAAAACCTCGGTGACGTTATAGATTTTGACGAACCAAATGCTGGTTGCGCCCAGTATGAACCACAGGCTGTAGAGCACTACCGCTCCAAAGATCAGGGGAGGAATGCCCAGCAGGTAGCTTGTAGGGCTGAGCCCCAACTCGGTTCCGGAGTAGAGCATGATCAGCAGGCCAAAGGCCAAATCGGGCAGGCCCCAAGGCGATACGGTGCGGGTCGAAAGCCAGAACTGGGAGCTAATCGGCTTGAGCAGCACAAAGTCCAGCGTTCCTTCCTGCACCTGAATGACGATTTTGTTGAGGTTGGGCACCAAAAAGGTGGCAGAAACGCCCTGCAGCCAGGTGAAGACCCCCAGCACCATCAGCGCCTCATACCAAGACCAGCCCTGAAACTGATAGCCCGTGCGATAAAACAGAAACAGGCTAAAGATGCTGCCTGCTAAGCTGCCCAGGCTGCTCAGAGCGGCAACCAAAAAGTTGAGCCGGTACTCCAACTCAGCCTGCACAGAAGTGCCCCAGAAAAGCTTTAGTACCCTGAAATAGCGATCCATTAGGCCCCCATTCCTGAATATTGTTTGAGGCCCTGCCGCCACAGCCAGCGATTTAGCCCCAAAAACAGGGCAAACCAGAGAACCATTGCCGCAAAGCCCTGGGCCACATTAACCGGGCGCTCAATTAACAGGCTGGCTGGGAAATAAATTAGGTAAGGAAAGGGCGTCCACAGCACCACGTTTCGCACCGCCTCTGGAAACAGCTCTAGGGGGGCAATCATGCCGGACAAAAAGGTGTAGATCAAAAACCAGAACTGCTCAATAGCGCTGGCTCGCTCGGTCCAGAAGGCGAGCAGCGCGAAAGTGTACTGCATGATGAAGCGCAGGCAGAAGGAGAAGATCATAGCTACCAGCGCCAGCAGAAAATTGCCAGGGGCAGGTCGCCAGGCCGCTTCTGGATAGAGCACTAGAAACAGGCCAATCAGCAGAAAGGCAAAGGGCAG
The nucleotide sequence above comes from Pseudanabaena sp. FACHB-2040. Encoded proteins:
- a CDS encoding ABC-2 family transporter protein; amino-acid sequence: MVEYRAELVLWVLSGTLPLILMGVWAQAAESGEFGLDPIEFIRYFLAVFIVRQLTVVWVVWEFEREVLEGKLSPYLLQPIDPVWRHLFSHVAERFARLPFAFLLIGLFLVLYPEAAWRPAPGNFLLALVAMIFSFCLRFIMQYTFALLAFWTERASAIEQFWFLIYTFLSGMIAPLELFPEAVRNVVLWTPFPYLIYFPASLLIERPVNVAQGFAAMVLWFALFLGLNRWLWRQGLKQYSGMGA
- a CDS encoding ABC transporter permease, with the protein product MDRYFRVLKLFWGTSVQAELEYRLNFLVAALSSLGSLAGSIFSLFLFYRTGYQFQGWSWYEALMVLGVFTWLQGVSATFLVPNLNKIVIQVQEGTLDFVLLKPISSQFWLSTRTVSPWGLPDLAFGLLIMLYSGTELGLSPTSYLLGIPPLIFGAVVLYSLWFILGATSIWFVKIYNVTEVLRGLLEAGRYPIVAYPAIYRIFFTFIIPVAFLTTVPAQTMLDRSSGPWLLGAALLAGALFQFSRWFWSFALRFYTSASS